The Aggregatilinea lenta genome includes a region encoding these proteins:
- the rplP gene encoding 50S ribosomal protein L16, with the protein MLMPKRVKYRKTFRGRMRGKATRGNVVQFGDYGLQALEPAWITSRQIEAARRTIMRSIKRRGRVWIRVFPDKPVTKRAAESRMGKGKGSVDHYVAVVRPGLVLFEMAGIEEEIAREALRLAAFKLPISVKFIKRSDPISGEEVE; encoded by the coding sequence ATGTTGATGCCAAAGCGGGTAAAATACCGCAAAACGTTCCGTGGTCGTATGCGGGGCAAGGCGACGCGGGGTAACGTCGTGCAGTTCGGCGACTATGGCCTGCAAGCACTGGAACCGGCCTGGATCACCAGCCGCCAGATCGAAGCCGCCCGCCGTACGATCATGCGCTCGATCAAACGTCGTGGCCGCGTGTGGATTCGCGTCTTCCCCGACAAGCCCGTCACCAAGCGTGCGGCGGAAAGCCGTATGGGTAAGGGTAAGGGGTCGGTGGATCATTACGTGGCAGTGGTTCGTCCGGGTCTGGTGCTGTTTGAGATGGCGGGGATCGAAGAAGAAATCGCGCGCGAGGCGCTGCGCCTGGCCGCCTTCAAGCTCCCGATCAGCGTCAAGTTCATCAAGCGCTCCGATCCGATTTCGGGCGAAGAGGTGGAGTAG
- the rplV gene encoding 50S ribosomal protein L22: MEVRAVARYLPISAQKIRLVCDQVRGMDADQALTVLRFMPQKGAEFAYKLIESAVANGEINLEMNRQDLFISSLMADEGPSLKRVKAGARGRYKPRTKRTSHLTVVLREREEESV; this comes from the coding sequence ATGGAAGTTCGTGCAGTTGCCCGTTACTTGCCGATCTCGGCCCAAAAGATCCGTCTGGTGTGTGATCAGGTTCGCGGTATGGACGCCGACCAGGCGCTGACGGTGCTGCGGTTCATGCCGCAGAAGGGTGCCGAGTTCGCGTACAAGCTGATTGAGTCGGCGGTTGCCAACGGCGAAATAAACCTGGAAATGAATCGCCAGGACCTGTTCATTTCATCGTTGATGGCAGACGAGGGGCCGAGCCTGAAGCGAGTGAAGGCTGGCGCGCGTGGGCGGTACAAGCCGCGTACGAAGCGCACGTCTCACCTCACCGTCGTTCTGCGTGAGCGTGAGGAGGAGAGTGTTTAA
- the rpsH gene encoding 30S ribosomal protein S8, which produces MTNDPIADMLTRIRNATMVGHSSVSMPSTKVLVSVAKILKSEGYIEDYAVGDETPAPILTVQLKYWGKRRERRPVISHLERISKPGRRMYVSRKEIPWVMSGLGVAVLSTPQGVMTGQQAYRRGIGGEVLCFVW; this is translated from the coding sequence ATGACGAACGATCCGATTGCCGATATGCTGACCCGCATTCGTAACGCCACAATGGTGGGCCATTCCTCCGTGTCGATGCCGAGCACCAAGGTGCTGGTGTCGGTGGCGAAGATCCTGAAGTCGGAAGGCTATATCGAAGACTACGCGGTCGGCGACGAAACACCTGCGCCGATCCTGACCGTCCAGTTGAAGTACTGGGGCAAGCGCCGCGAGCGCCGTCCGGTGATTAGTCACCTGGAGCGCATCAGCAAGCCGGGCCGCCGCATGTACGTCAGCCGGAAGGAAATTCCGTGGGTGATGAGCGGGCTGGGTGTTGCGGTTCTGTCCACGCCACAGGGCGTGATGACCGGCCAGCAAGCGTATCGCCGGGGCATCGGTGGCGAGGTGCTCTGCTTCGTCTGGTAA
- the rpsC gene encoding 30S ribosomal protein S3, translating to MGRKIHPVGFRLKVNRDWSARWFAEGDRYRILLQEDFEIRRFVEKEAERAGIASVEIERYPNQVQVTLFTAKPGIVIGRKGESVKKLRQGLEDVTGKKVKVEVEEVEKPDLSARLVALNISGQLERRIGHSRAMKRAISQAMRQGAKGIKIQVSGRLAGAEMARREWQMEGQVPRNTLRSVIDYGTAEALTTFGRIGIKVWIYTGESAREELRPVEPTDVYVSQ from the coding sequence ATGGGACGTAAGATTCATCCGGTCGGTTTCCGCCTTAAGGTCAACCGCGACTGGTCTGCGCGCTGGTTTGCCGAAGGCGACCGCTACCGCATCCTGCTGCAGGAAGACTTCGAGATCCGCCGCTTCGTCGAAAAAGAAGCCGAGCGTGCGGGCATCGCGAGTGTCGAGATCGAGCGCTACCCGAATCAGGTTCAGGTGACGCTGTTCACCGCCAAGCCCGGCATCGTGATCGGTCGCAAGGGCGAAAGCGTCAAGAAGCTGCGCCAGGGCCTTGAAGACGTCACCGGCAAGAAGGTGAAGGTCGAGGTCGAGGAAGTCGAAAAGCCGGACCTCAGCGCGCGCCTGGTGGCCCTGAACATCTCCGGCCAACTCGAGCGCCGCATCGGTCACAGCCGCGCCATGAAGCGCGCGATCAGCCAGGCCATGCGCCAGGGCGCGAAGGGCATCAAGATCCAGGTCAGCGGACGTCTGGCCGGGGCCGAGATGGCTCGCCGCGAATGGCAGATGGAAGGCCAGGTCCCGCGTAACACCCTGCGGTCGGTCATTGACTACGGCACGGCTGAAGCGTTGACCACCTTTGGGCGGATCGGCATCAAGGTCTGGATCTATACGGGCGAATCGGCTCGTGAAGAATTACGGCCTGTAGAGCCGACTGACGTCTACGTGAGCCAGTAA
- the rplN gene encoding 50S ribosomal protein L14 — translation MIQHETRLKVADNTGARELLVIHIYGGSTRKTASIGDIVVATVKSATPQGAVKKSDVVRAVIVRTAKEYRRDDGSYIKFDDNAAVILQGETKDPRGTRIFGPVARELRERGFMKIVSLAPETL, via the coding sequence ATGATCCAGCACGAAACACGACTGAAGGTTGCCGATAACACCGGCGCGCGCGAGCTGCTCGTCATCCATATTTATGGCGGTTCGACGCGTAAGACCGCGAGCATTGGCGACATCGTGGTGGCTACCGTCAAGTCGGCGACGCCACAGGGCGCAGTCAAGAAGAGTGATGTCGTGCGGGCCGTGATTGTGCGGACCGCGAAGGAATATCGCCGTGACGACGGGTCGTACATCAAGTTCGACGACAACGCGGCGGTGATCCTCCAGGGCGAAACGAAGGACCCGCGCGGCACGCGTATCTTTGGCCCGGTCGCACGCGAGCTGCGCGAGCGGGGCTTCATGAAGATCGTCTCCCTGGCGCCTGAGACGTTGTAA
- the rplD gene encoding 50S ribosomal protein L4 yields MEVPIRNMAGDQIGTQELPADIFEVEVNPGLMHQAYVRQMANARVGTHNTKDRSEVDRTKAKWYRQKGTGRARHGARSAPIFVGGGVAHGPHPRSYAQAMPRKMRRQALRSALSALAADQQIIVVDDLAMDTPKTAAMRDMLRQLVGERTALVLVADRNEPVERSLRNLPNARSLRASYLNIRDLLTYDYVVIPQAALDVIVSLLGTQQAAEGAEA; encoded by the coding sequence ATGGAAGTCCCTATTCGAAACATGGCCGGTGACCAGATCGGCACGCAAGAACTGCCCGCCGACATCTTCGAGGTTGAGGTCAATCCGGGCCTGATGCACCAGGCGTACGTCCGCCAGATGGCGAACGCGCGCGTGGGCACGCACAACACCAAGGACCGCAGCGAAGTCGATCGCACCAAGGCGAAGTGGTATCGCCAAAAGGGCACCGGTCGTGCCCGCCACGGCGCGCGTTCCGCTCCGATCTTCGTCGGCGGCGGCGTGGCCCACGGGCCGCACCCGCGCAGCTATGCCCAGGCCATGCCGCGCAAGATGCGCCGCCAGGCTCTGCGCTCGGCGCTCTCCGCGCTGGCCGCGGATCAGCAGATTATCGTCGTCGATGATCTCGCGATGGACACGCCCAAGACGGCGGCGATGCGTGACATGCTGCGCCAGTTGGTCGGCGAAAGAACGGCCCTGGTGCTGGTGGCGGACCGCAACGAGCCGGTGGAGCGCAGCCTTCGCAACCTGCCGAATGCTCGCTCGCTGCGCGCGTCTTACCTGAACATCCGCGATCTGCTGACGTACGATTACGTCGTCATCCCGCAGGCCGCCCTGGACGTGATCGTAAGTCTGCTGGGAACTCAGCAGGCTGCGGAAGGAGCGGAAGCATGA
- the rpmD gene encoding 50S ribosomal protein L30, with protein MAEKQLRVTLVKSPIGYTVRQKATVRALGLRKMNDSVTHNDTPPVRGMIAKVSHLVSVEEL; from the coding sequence ATGGCTGAGAAGCAGCTGCGGGTTACGCTGGTGAAAAGCCCCATCGGCTACACCGTGCGCCAGAAGGCGACAGTGCGCGCCCTGGGCCTGCGCAAGATGAACGATAGCGTTACGCACAACGACACACCGCCGGTGCGTGGCATGATCGCCAAGGTCAGCCACCTGGTTTCGGTGGAGGAACTTTAA
- the rplF gene encoding 50S ribosomal protein L6, which produces MSRIGKQPVPIPAKVQVNIDGTEVTVKGPKGQLYHKFPVDMTIAQEDGVVVVTRPSDLPKHRALHGMTRALIANMVSGVSEGFERTLEIEGVGYRAEMDGTTLVLYLGYSHPIRVEPPADVEYAAEERGRIVRIRGIDKQVVGELAAEIRKMRPPEPYKGKGVHYKGERIRRKAGKTGKA; this is translated from the coding sequence GTGTCACGAATTGGGAAACAACCGGTTCCGATCCCGGCCAAGGTTCAGGTCAACATTGACGGCACGGAAGTGACCGTCAAGGGGCCGAAGGGCCAGCTATACCACAAATTCCCGGTGGACATGACGATCGCGCAGGAAGATGGCGTCGTCGTCGTGACCCGTCCCTCCGATCTCCCGAAGCACCGCGCTCTGCACGGCATGACGCGCGCGTTGATCGCCAACATGGTGAGCGGCGTGAGCGAAGGCTTTGAGCGCACGCTGGAGATCGAAGGCGTCGGTTACCGCGCCGAGATGGATGGTACTACCCTGGTGCTGTACCTGGGCTACTCGCACCCGATTCGGGTCGAGCCGCCGGCGGACGTAGAGTACGCGGCGGAAGAACGCGGGCGTATTGTCCGCATTCGTGGGATCGACAAGCAGGTCGTTGGCGAACTGGCAGCCGAAATCCGAAAGATGCGTCCCCCGGAGCCTTACAAGGGCAAGGGTGTGCACTATAAGGGTGAGCGGATTCGCCGTAAAGCTGGTAAGACAGGCAAGGCATAA
- the rpsE gene encoding 30S ribosomal protein S5, with the protein MGRRQPRRDEDREEFDERVIDITRVAKVVKGGRRFAFRAVVVVGDNQGRVGIGVGKARGVPDSIRKASDRARRSMMTVSLSGRTIPHPVTVKHGGAVVMLKPASPGTGVIAGGGVRAVLEAAGVQDILSKSQGSANTLNVAHATLDALRALRDVDELARMRGKTLAEVQPFWKRGAKTNG; encoded by the coding sequence ATGGGAAGACGACAACCGCGGCGTGACGAAGACCGCGAAGAATTCGACGAGCGCGTCATAGACATCACCCGTGTGGCCAAGGTGGTCAAGGGTGGTCGTCGGTTTGCTTTCCGCGCTGTCGTGGTCGTGGGCGATAACCAGGGTCGCGTCGGTATCGGCGTTGGCAAGGCGCGTGGTGTGCCCGATTCGATCCGTAAGGCGTCGGATCGTGCACGGCGTAGTATGATGACGGTGTCTCTGTCTGGCCGTACGATCCCCCATCCCGTGACGGTTAAGCACGGTGGTGCGGTCGTGATGCTCAAGCCTGCGTCGCCCGGTACGGGTGTTATTGCGGGCGGCGGCGTGCGTGCGGTGCTTGAAGCCGCTGGCGTGCAGGACATCCTGAGCAAGAGCCAGGGTAGCGCCAACACGCTGAACGTGGCGCACGCAACGCTCGACGCGCTGCGCGCTCTGCGCGACGTGGACGAGCTGGCGCGCATGCGCGGCAAGACGCTTGCCGAAGTCCAGCCGTTCTGGAAGCGGGGAGCGAAGACCAATGGCTGA
- the rpsQ gene encoding 30S ribosomal protein S17 gives MPNNRRRLQGRVVRNQMDKTVVVAVETTKRHPLYKKVIRTTKNFKAHDESNQIPVGALVQIVESRPISKTKAWVVESVLAVPEVEA, from the coding sequence ATGCCTAACAATCGCCGGCGGCTGCAGGGCCGCGTAGTACGCAATCAGATGGACAAGACGGTGGTCGTAGCGGTCGAGACGACCAAGCGCCACCCGCTGTATAAGAAGGTCATTCGGACGACGAAGAACTTCAAGGCCCATGACGAAAGCAACCAGATCCCCGTGGGCGCGCTGGTTCAAATCGTCGAGAGCCGCCCGATCAGCAAGACGAAGGCCTGGGTGGTCGAAAGCGTGCTGGCCGTCCCTGAGGTTGAGGCATAG
- the rpsJ gene encoding 30S ribosomal protein S10 has translation MAKQKIRIRLKAYDHRVLDQSAQRIVETAERTGAHVVGPVPLPTRIERFTVRRSPFIDKDSQEHFEIRTHKRLIDVLDPDAKTIDTLMRLNLPAGVDIEIKI, from the coding sequence ATGGCGAAGCAAAAGATCCGCATCCGACTCAAGGCGTACGACCATCGCGTGCTGGACCAGTCGGCCCAACGCATCGTCGAGACGGCAGAACGTACCGGCGCCCACGTTGTTGGCCCGGTCCCGCTGCCCACCCGCATCGAGCGTTTTACCGTGCGGCGGTCTCCGTTCATCGATAAGGACTCGCAGGAACACTTCGAGATCCGCACTCACAAGCGCCTGATCGATGTGCTGGACCCCGACGCAAAGACCATTGACACGCTCATGCGGTTGAACCTGCCGGCTGGCGTGGACATCGAGATCAAAATCTGA
- the rpmC gene encoding 50S ribosomal protein L29 codes for MATTKTREIRQLTDEDIYQAIHDAKEEMFNLRFQWASGQLEDYTRIRQLKTAVARYLTILRERELAAEMVQEEENA; via the coding sequence ATGGCCACAACCAAAACACGCGAAATCCGCCAGCTGACGGACGAGGATATCTATCAGGCGATCCACGATGCCAAGGAAGAAATGTTCAACCTTCGCTTTCAGTGGGCGTCCGGCCAGTTGGAAGATTACACGCGCATTCGTCAACTGAAGACGGCGGTTGCGCGCTACCTGACAATCTTGCGCGAGCGCGAGCTGGCTGCCGAGATGGTGCAGGAGGAAGAAAATGCCTAA
- the rplX gene encoding 50S ribosomal protein L24, whose product MQRIKKGDTVEVIAGSDKGARGEVLHVYPKEDRVVIERVNIVKKHQKPVSAGRQQVQPGIIEYEAPINLSNVMLVCSQCDKPTRVGYRVNEDGMKVRVCRACASDID is encoded by the coding sequence ATGCAACGGATTAAGAAGGGCGATACGGTCGAAGTGATCGCCGGTTCGGACAAGGGTGCGCGCGGCGAAGTGCTGCACGTGTATCCCAAGGAAGACCGCGTGGTCATCGAACGGGTGAACATCGTTAAGAAGCACCAGAAGCCGGTGAGCGCGGGCCGACAGCAGGTTCAACCGGGTATCATCGAGTATGAGGCGCCGATTAACCTGTCGAACGTCATGTTGGTGTGCTCGCAGTGCGATAAGCCGACCCGCGTTGGCTATCGCGTCAACGAAGATGGTATGAAGGTCCGTGTCTGCCGCGCTTGCGCGAGCGACATTGACTAG
- the tuf gene encoding elongation factor Tu, with protein sequence MAKGKFARTKPHVNVGTIGHIDHGKTTLTAAITKTLSLKGWADFRAFDQIDNAPEEKARGITIAIAHVEYETENRHYAHVDCPGHRDYIKNMITGAAQMDGAILVVAAPDGPMPQTREHVLLARQVEVPAIVVFLNKVDMMDDPELLELVELELTELLEGYNFFDSPIVRGSALQALECTSKDVEAPEYAPIWQLMDTVDSFIPTPERAYDRPFLMPVEDVFSIKGRGTVVTGRVERGTLQKGQEIEIIGLRDESMKTVVTGIEMFHQELDQAQAGDNAGILLRGVTREQVERGMVLAKPGSITPHKKFMTEVYVLRKDEGGRHKAFFNGYRPQFYIRTMDVTGTITLPDGVEMVMPGDSVNLQVELITPVALEKGSKFAIREGGLTVGAGVITEILE encoded by the coding sequence ATGGCGAAGGGGAAGTTTGCGCGGACGAAGCCCCATGTGAATGTGGGGACGATTGGACACATCGACCACGGGAAGACGACGCTGACGGCGGCGATTACGAAGACGTTATCGCTGAAGGGGTGGGCGGATTTTCGGGCGTTCGATCAGATTGACAATGCGCCGGAAGAGAAAGCGCGCGGGATCACGATTGCGATTGCGCACGTGGAGTACGAGACAGAGAACCGCCACTACGCGCACGTGGACTGCCCGGGACACCGTGACTACATCAAGAACATGATCACGGGGGCGGCGCAGATGGACGGGGCGATCCTGGTGGTGGCGGCGCCGGACGGGCCGATGCCGCAGACGCGGGAGCACGTGCTGCTGGCGCGGCAGGTGGAAGTGCCGGCGATCGTGGTGTTTCTGAACAAAGTGGACATGATGGATGACCCCGAGCTGCTGGAGCTGGTCGAGCTGGAACTGACCGAGCTGCTGGAGGGGTACAACTTCTTTGACTCACCGATTGTGCGGGGGTCGGCACTGCAGGCGCTGGAATGCACGAGCAAGGACGTGGAAGCGCCGGAGTACGCGCCGATCTGGCAGTTGATGGACACGGTGGACAGCTTCATTCCGACGCCGGAGCGGGCGTATGACCGGCCGTTCCTGATGCCGGTGGAAGACGTGTTCAGCATCAAGGGGCGCGGCACGGTGGTGACGGGGCGTGTGGAACGCGGCACGCTGCAGAAGGGGCAGGAAATCGAGATCATCGGGCTGCGCGACGAGAGCATGAAGACGGTCGTGACGGGGATCGAGATGTTCCACCAGGAGCTGGACCAGGCGCAGGCGGGCGACAACGCGGGCATTCTGCTGCGGGGCGTGACGCGTGAGCAGGTCGAGCGCGGCATGGTGCTGGCGAAGCCCGGCTCGATCACGCCGCACAAGAAGTTCATGACGGAAGTGTACGTGCTGCGCAAGGACGAAGGCGGACGTCACAAGGCGTTCTTCAACGGCTACCGCCCGCAGTTCTACATCCGCACGATGGACGTCACGGGCACGATCACGCTGCCCGACGGCGTGGAAATGGTGATGCCGGGCGACAGTGTCAACCTGCAGGTGGAACTCATCACCCCGGTCGCGCTGGAAAAAGGCTCCAAGTTCGCCATTCGCGAAGGCGGCCTGACCGTCGGCGCGGGTGTCATCACCGAAATCCTGGAATAA
- the rplW gene encoding 50S ribosomal protein L23 has translation MSKALHLYDIVRRPVITEKSHVMADENNQYVFEVEMRANKIQIKDAIERIFDVDVLKVSTLVMPAKRGQRGRVAYTRRAAWKKAIVTVAAGQEISLFNV, from the coding sequence ATGAGCAAGGCACTCCACCTGTACGACATCGTTCGTCGCCCGGTGATCACCGAGAAGTCGCATGTCATGGCGGACGAGAACAACCAGTACGTGTTTGAAGTCGAAATGCGCGCTAACAAGATCCAGATCAAGGACGCGATTGAGCGCATCTTCGATGTGGACGTGCTGAAGGTCAGCACATTGGTGATGCCCGCCAAGCGCGGGCAGCGCGGTCGTGTGGCCTACACCCGCCGGGCGGCGTGGAAGAAGGCCATTGTCACCGTCGCCGCTGGCCAGGAAATCAGCCTGTTTAATGTCTAG
- a CDS encoding type Z 30S ribosomal protein S14, with translation MAKKSMVAREKHRKYKVRVRNRCQYVDPDSGKVCGRPRGYMRRFGLCRIHFRELALEGKIPGVTKSSW, from the coding sequence ATGGCAAAGAAGTCCATGGTAGCGCGCGAAAAGCATCGTAAGTACAAGGTGCGCGTCCGCAATCGCTGCCAGTACGTTGACCCGGATTCGGGGAAGGTCTGCGGTCGTCCGCGCGGCTATATGCGCCGCTTCGGTCTGTGCCGTATTCACTTCCGCGAGCTGGCGCTTGAGGGCAAGATCCCCGGCGTCACCAAGTCGAGTTGGTAA
- the rplR gene encoding 50S ribosomal protein L18 gives MGEKERIARKRRHRRVRAKISGTMARPRLNVFRSLGNIYAQVIDDTAGATLASASTLDRELREKLADKSKTEAAKMVGELVAQRAKGAGVTQVVFDRGGYRFHGRVKALADGAREGGLKF, from the coding sequence ATGGGCGAAAAAGAACGTATTGCACGTAAGCGTCGGCATCGCCGGGTGCGTGCCAAGATTTCTGGCACGATGGCTCGTCCGCGCTTGAACGTTTTTCGTAGCCTGGGCAACATCTATGCCCAGGTGATCGACGACACTGCGGGCGCGACGCTCGCATCGGCTTCGACGTTGGACCGCGAACTGCGTGAAAAGCTCGCGGACAAGTCGAAGACGGAAGCTGCCAAGATGGTTGGAGAACTGGTCGCGCAGCGCGCCAAGGGCGCGGGCGTCACCCAGGTGGTCTTCGACCGTGGCGGATACCGGTTCCACGGACGCGTGAAGGCTCTGGCCGACGGCGCCCGCGAAGGCGGACTGAAATTCTAG
- the rplB gene encoding 50S ribosomal protein L2, with product MPVKKYKPTSPGRRDMTGNSFEEITRSKPERSLLDERRGRGGRNNKGRVTVRHRGGGHKRRYRLIDFKRDKLGIPARVDSIEYDPNRSARIALLVYADGEKRYIIAPLDLRVGDTVLSGPAAEVRTGNTLPIRSIPVGSLIHNIELEPGRGGQLARAAGVSAQLLGREGKYATVRLPSGEVRRIHEECMATIGQVGNTDHGNIKLGKAGRKRWMGWRPTVRGTAMDPNSHPHGGGEGRSPVGMAGPKTPWGKPALGKKTRRNKRTDRYIVRRRGKRR from the coding sequence ATGCCAGTCAAGAAGTATAAGCCTACATCGCCCGGTCGCCGGGACATGACGGGCAACTCCTTCGAGGAGATCACCCGTTCCAAGCCGGAACGGTCGCTGCTGGACGAGCGACGGGGCCGGGGCGGTCGTAACAACAAGGGTCGCGTAACCGTTCGCCATCGCGGCGGCGGGCACAAGCGCCGCTACCGTCTGATTGACTTCAAGCGTGACAAGCTGGGCATTCCGGCGCGTGTCGACTCGATCGAATACGATCCGAACCGCTCGGCGCGTATCGCGCTGCTGGTCTACGCCGACGGCGAGAAGCGCTACATCATCGCGCCGCTGGATTTGCGCGTGGGCGACACCGTGCTCAGCGGCCCGGCTGCGGAAGTCCGCACGGGTAACACCCTGCCGATCCGCAGCATCCCGGTCGGCTCGCTGATCCACAACATCGAGTTGGAGCCGGGTCGGGGCGGCCAGCTTGCCCGCGCCGCCGGTGTATCCGCGCAGTTGCTGGGCCGTGAAGGCAAATACGCCACCGTCCGTCTGCCCAGTGGCGAAGTTCGCCGCATTCATGAAGAGTGCATGGCGACCATCGGCCAGGTTGGCAACACAGATCACGGTAACATCAAGCTGGGCAAGGCCGGTCGCAAGCGCTGGATGGGCTGGCGTCCGACGGTCCGTGGTACCGCGATGGATCCCAACAGCCACCCGCACGGCGGTGGTGAAGGTCGCTCGCCGGTCGGTATGGCCGGTCCAAAGACACCCTGGGGGAAGCCGGCGCTGGGCAAGAAGACCCGCCGTAATAAGCGCACGGATCGTTATATTGTGCGTCGTCGCGGTAAGCGTCGGTAG
- the rplE gene encoding 50S ribosomal protein L5: protein MNNMLARYRNDVAPALMEEFGYASLMQIPQIKKVTVNIGVGEALDNAKALDAAVEDLRKICGQQPVITKARLNIAAFKLREGRAIGVKVDLRGERMWALLDRLVNIALPRTRDFSGISPDAFDGRGNYTLGLREQILFPEIEYDKIDKVRGMEITIITTAQTDDEGRRLLKLMGMPFREQ, encoded by the coding sequence ATGAATAATATGCTGGCACGCTACCGCAACGACGTCGCGCCCGCATTGATGGAAGAGTTCGGTTACGCCAGCTTGATGCAGATCCCGCAAATCAAGAAGGTGACCGTGAACATCGGGGTGGGTGAGGCGCTCGATAACGCCAAGGCCCTCGATGCGGCGGTCGAAGACCTGCGCAAGATCTGCGGGCAGCAGCCGGTGATTACGAAAGCGCGCCTCAACATCGCGGCATTCAAGCTGCGTGAAGGCCGTGCCATCGGTGTGAAGGTCGACCTGCGCGGTGAGCGCATGTGGGCGCTGCTCGACCGGCTGGTGAACATCGCCCTGCCGCGTACGCGTGACTTCAGCGGCATCAGCCCGGACGCGTTCGATGGGCGCGGGAATTACACGCTCGGACTGCGTGAGCAGATCCTGTTCCCTGAGATCGAATACGATAAGATCGACAAGGTGCGTGGGATGGAAATTACGATCATCACCACGGCTCAGACCGATGATGAGGGACGCCGCCTGCTGAAGTTGATGGGCATGCCGTTCCGCGAGCAGTAG
- the rplC gene encoding 50S ribosomal protein L3, with amino-acid sequence MKGIIGKKVGMTQVFDTDGKVIPVTVIQAGPCYVTQIRTAENDGYTAVQLGFDELPPKRNGSSRLNKPKQGHLKRNGMGLPDLRVLREFRIKELDVEEGQQLTAEIFERGDRIDVIGTSKGRGFAGTIKRHNFNRGPKTHGQSDRERAPGSIGSTTTPGRVLKGTRMGGRMGGDRVTVQNLEVVEVDAEKNLLAVRGSVPGARGGILLIREARKTHR; translated from the coding sequence ATGAAGGGCATCATTGGGAAAAAGGTTGGCATGACCCAGGTTTTCGACACGGATGGAAAAGTCATTCCGGTGACCGTCATCCAGGCCGGGCCATGCTATGTGACTCAAATTCGGACGGCGGAGAACGACGGATACACTGCTGTTCAGCTTGGCTTCGACGAGCTGCCGCCCAAGCGGAACGGCTCGTCGCGGCTGAATAAGCCGAAGCAGGGCCATCTGAAGCGAAATGGTATGGGCCTGCCCGATCTCCGCGTGCTGCGTGAGTTCCGCATCAAAGAGCTGGACGTCGAAGAAGGCCAGCAGCTGACGGCGGAAATTTTCGAGCGCGGCGACCGTATTGACGTGATTGGGACGTCGAAGGGTCGCGGGTTTGCCGGTACGATTAAGCGTCACAACTTCAATCGCGGGCCGAAGACACACGGTCAGTCTGACCGTGAGCGCGCGCCCGGCTCGATTGGCTCGACGACAACCCCCGGTCGCGTCCTGAAGGGGACGCGTATGGGTGGGCGTATGGGTGGCGATCGCGTTACCGTCCAAAATCTCGAAGTGGTCGAAGTGGATGCGGAAAAGAATCTGCTTGCCGTGCGTGGGTCCGTGCCGGGCGCTCGGGGGGGCATCCTCCTGATCAGAGAAGCGCGCAAGACCCACCGCTAG
- the rpsS gene encoding 30S ribosomal protein S19 produces the protein MSRSLKKGPYIEPKLLRKVEQMSERGEKKVIRTWSRASTIFPQMVGFTIAVHDGRRHVPIYVTENMVGHKLGEFAPTRMYRGHLVERKKKK, from the coding sequence ATGTCACGTTCGCTTAAGAAGGGGCCTTATATTGAGCCCAAGTTGCTGCGCAAGGTCGAGCAGATGTCCGAGCGCGGCGAGAAGAAGGTTATCCGCACGTGGAGCCGGGCCTCTACGATTTTCCCGCAGATGGTCGGGTTCACGATTGCCGTTCACGATGGCCGTCGTCACGTGCCGATTTACGTCACTGAGAACATGGTAGGCCACAAGCTCGGCGAATTCGCGCCGACGCGCATGTACCGTGGTCACCTCGTCGAGCGTAAGAAGAAGAAATAG